One segment of Haloplanus natans DSM 17983 DNA contains the following:
- a CDS encoding RAD55 family ATPase, translated as MARIPFGIARLDSIVGGGAPPGSVVLLSGEAGAGAREFVHTSTVMNGLYYGDSEAFDLHYGDTNAAADPPEEVHYVSFTAGRDQLEREMAYTMDEELVRAAVDHVHFCDLSPEYFQLSPIPREWYVGKTRTVSDLATEERRESALGALSEYLGEHAAGNLVVVDSITDLVAAVSGDMDWSDLALLMKGIRKAAYDWGGIILLLVQEDTLGPTELGHLMDAASGTLQFEWESGGSKRARTMFVKEFQGVLSRLEAENIIRFETEVHQGGFDVSGVRKIR; from the coding sequence ATGGCTCGGATTCCGTTCGGCATCGCCCGCCTCGATTCGATCGTCGGCGGCGGGGCCCCGCCGGGGAGCGTGGTTCTCCTGAGCGGCGAAGCCGGCGCAGGCGCCCGCGAGTTCGTCCACACGAGCACCGTGATGAACGGGCTCTACTACGGCGACAGCGAGGCGTTCGATCTCCACTACGGCGACACGAACGCGGCAGCCGACCCGCCGGAGGAGGTCCACTACGTCTCCTTTACCGCCGGCCGCGATCAGCTCGAACGCGAGATGGCCTACACCATGGACGAGGAGTTGGTCCGAGCGGCCGTCGACCACGTCCACTTCTGTGACCTCTCGCCCGAATACTTCCAGTTGAGCCCGATTCCCCGGGAGTGGTACGTGGGCAAGACGCGGACGGTGAGCGATCTGGCGACGGAGGAGCGCCGCGAGAGCGCACTCGGCGCACTCAGCGAGTATCTCGGCGAGCACGCCGCGGGTAATCTCGTGGTCGTCGACTCGATCACCGACCTCGTCGCCGCCGTCAGCGGCGATATGGACTGGAGCGACCTCGCACTCCTGATGAAGGGTATCCGAAAGGCCGCGTACGACTGGGGCGGGATCATCCTGCTGCTGGTTCAGGAGGACACGCTGGGGCCGACGGAGCTCGGTCACTTGATGGACGCCGCGTCCGGTACCCTCCAGTTCGAGTGGGAGAGCGGCGGGTCGAAACGCGCCCGGACGATGTTCGTCAAGGAGTTCCAGGGGGTGCTCTCCCGACTCGAAGCGGAGAACATCATCCGCTTCGAGACGGAGGTTCATCAGGGCGGGTTCGATGTCAGTGGCGTCCGCAAGATCAGATGA
- a CDS encoding beta-ribofuranosylaminobenzene 5'-phosphate synthase family protein: MTRASVTAYARLHFGFCNLSLARERLYGSLGVGLDRPAVCITATPADGVRCEHEVAREYAARAVSLLDVPGADLTVEGEFPRHVGLGSGTQFALATLAAIARAHDVPVGVRERAPELGRGGRSGVGVATFEDGGFVLDAGHPTARFTTDRPALGRWSVPPVAARHPIPDGWRFLIVVPDASVGPSGDDEDRSMRTVVESAPPSPSDRLAGVIVRRVLPAITEGSAERFGAAVADVGRLNGTWYADEQGGVYRPPAGELVATLDDSPAIYGAGQSSWGPAVYGVTDADRASASREAGRAALDAADVDGRVLVAEGRNRGARTEVGRRND; this comes from the coding sequence ATGACACGTGCCAGCGTCACGGCCTACGCGCGGCTGCATTTCGGCTTCTGTAACCTGAGCCTCGCGCGCGAGCGACTGTACGGGAGCCTCGGTGTCGGCCTCGACCGGCCGGCGGTGTGTATCACGGCGACGCCGGCCGACGGCGTTCGCTGTGAACACGAGGTGGCTCGTGAGTACGCCGCCCGCGCCGTCTCCCTGCTCGACGTTCCCGGCGCCGACCTCACGGTCGAGGGCGAGTTCCCCCGACACGTCGGCCTCGGGAGCGGGACGCAGTTCGCGCTCGCGACGCTCGCCGCCATCGCGCGGGCCCACGACGTGCCGGTCGGCGTGCGTGAACGTGCGCCGGAGCTGGGTCGTGGCGGTCGCTCCGGCGTCGGCGTCGCCACCTTCGAGGACGGTGGGTTCGTCCTCGACGCCGGCCACCCGACCGCGCGTTTCACCACCGACCGGCCCGCGCTCGGCCGGTGGTCGGTGCCGCCGGTTGCCGCCCGTCATCCCATCCCCGACGGCTGGCGGTTCCTGATCGTCGTCCCCGACGCCTCAGTGGGGCCGAGCGGCGACGACGAGGATCGGAGCATGCGAACCGTCGTCGAGTCCGCGCCGCCGTCGCCGAGCGACCGACTGGCCGGGGTGATCGTCCGTCGCGTCCTCCCGGCGATCACGGAGGGCTCGGCGGAACGCTTCGGCGCCGCCGTCGCCGATGTCGGCCGGCTCAACGGGACGTGGTACGCCGACGAGCAAGGTGGCGTCTACCGGCCGCCGGCGGGCGAACTCGTCGCGACCCTCGACGACTCGCCGGCCATCTACGGCGCCGGCCAGTCGTCGTGGGGCCCAGCGGTGTACGGCGTGACCGACGCCGACCGGGCGTCCGCATCGCGGGAGGCGGGGCGGGCGGCCCTCGACGCCGCGGATGTCGACGGCCGGGTGCTGGTCGCCGAGGGACGCAATCGCGGTGCGCGGACCGAGGTCGGTCGCCGCAACGACTAA
- a CDS encoding cupin domain-containing protein: protein MTLDRLTALDPDPEEVLTAELVVSDDVLVKAFALGPGAELHPHEHDDSTNVFHVLQGTVTVAQGESEEAIDSPGVVQHDRGVLHGARNDTDETVVFTASLCPMPGSG from the coding sequence ATGACGCTCGATCGACTGACCGCGCTCGATCCCGATCCCGAGGAGGTGCTGACGGCCGAACTGGTCGTCAGCGACGACGTGTTGGTGAAGGCGTTCGCGCTCGGTCCCGGCGCGGAGCTGCATCCCCACGAACACGACGACAGTACGAACGTCTTTCACGTCCTGCAGGGGACGGTGACGGTCGCTCAGGGGGAAAGTGAGGAGGCCATCGACTCCCCCGGCGTCGTTCAACACGACCGTGGCGTGCTCCACGGGGCGCGAAACGACACCGACGAAACGGTCGTCTTCACCGCGAGCCTCTGTCCGATGCCGGGCTCGGGCTAG
- a CDS encoding DUF7126 family protein: MSRAILAGPDHDGLGAALELQGIDVTRIEGILTASVLDDAGVDDADLFVLTDLDEATAISVVKDRNPDARIVVYSHDSLPNFARGQADLAMDPDLFGVDLVAEELA; this comes from the coding sequence ATGAGTCGAGCCATCCTCGCCGGCCCGGATCACGACGGTCTCGGCGCCGCGCTGGAGCTACAGGGTATCGACGTGACCCGGATCGAGGGCATCCTCACCGCGTCGGTGCTCGACGACGCCGGCGTCGACGACGCCGACCTGTTCGTCCTCACCGACCTCGACGAGGCGACAGCCATCTCGGTCGTGAAGGACCGAAATCCCGACGCCCGGATCGTCGTCTACAGCCACGACTCGCTCCCGAACTTCGCCCGCGGGCAGGCCGACCTCGCGATGGATCCCGACCTGTTCGGCGTGGATCTGGTCGCCGAGGAGCTGGCCTGA
- the guaA gene encoding glutamine-hydrolyzing GMP synthase — MVDTDAFIAEATDEIAAEVGDDNAIIALSGGVDSSVAAALAYRAIGDQLTPVYVDTGLMRKGETEGIRETFAFMDSLRIVDAQDRFLDALSGVTDPEEKRHVIGESFIREFEREAREADADYLVQGTIYPDRIESEGNIKSHHNVGGLPDVIDFEGIVEPVRDLYKDEVRQVARALDLEEVVSERMPFPGPGLAVRIIGEVTEEKLDVAREACHVVEEEVEQHDPWQAFAAVIGKATGVKGDNRVHGWVVAVRSVESRDGMTARAQDLPWETLQRIQSRITGENDNVARVVYDVTHKPPATIEYE; from the coding sequence ATGGTCGACACCGACGCGTTCATCGCGGAGGCGACCGACGAAATCGCCGCCGAGGTCGGTGACGACAACGCCATCATCGCGCTCTCGGGCGGCGTCGACTCCTCCGTCGCGGCCGCGCTGGCCTACCGCGCCATCGGCGACCAGCTCACCCCCGTCTACGTCGACACCGGGTTGATGCGCAAAGGGGAGACCGAGGGGATTCGGGAGACCTTTGCGTTCATGGATAGCCTCCGGATCGTCGACGCGCAGGACCGCTTTCTCGACGCCCTCTCGGGCGTGACCGACCCCGAGGAGAAACGCCACGTCATCGGCGAGAGCTTCATCCGCGAGTTCGAACGCGAGGCCCGCGAGGCCGACGCCGACTACCTCGTCCAGGGAACCATCTACCCCGACCGCATCGAGAGCGAGGGGAACATCAAATCCCACCACAACGTCGGCGGCCTGCCCGACGTAATCGACTTCGAGGGCATCGTCGAACCCGTCCGCGACCTCTACAAGGACGAGGTGCGGCAGGTGGCGCGGGCACTGGACTTAGAAGAAGTCGTCTCGGAACGGATGCCGTTCCCCGGCCCCGGACTCGCCGTGCGCATCATCGGCGAGGTAACCGAGGAGAAACTCGACGTGGCGCGCGAGGCGTGTCACGTCGTCGAGGAGGAAGTCGAACAACACGACCCGTGGCAGGCCTTCGCGGCCGTCATCGGCAAAGCAACGGGCGTCAAAGGTGACAACCGTGTCCACGGCTGGGTCGTCGCCGTCCGCTCCGTCGAGAGCCGAGACGGGATGACCGCGCGCGCACAGGATCTCCCTTGGGAGACGCTCCAGCGGATTCAGAGCCGAATCACGGGCGAGAACGACAACGTCGCGCGGGTGGTCTACGACGTGACGCACAAACCCCCCGCGACCATCGAGTACGAATGA
- a CDS encoding CTP synthase translates to MPTEPETGYDPELGRKFVFVTGGVMSGLGKGITAASTGRLLSNAGFDVTAVKIDPYLNVDAGTMNPYQHGEVYVLKDGGEVDLDLGNYERFLGTDMTFDHNVTTGKTYKHVIEKERAGDYLGNTVQIIPHITDDIKRRIREAAEGTDVCLIEVGGTVGDIEGMPYLEALRQFAHEEDDEDVLFAHVTLVPYSKNGEQKTKPTQHSVKELRSIGLQPDVLVGRCEDRLDPKTKEKIALFCDVPTDAVFSNPDVEDIYHVPLMVEEEGLDEYVMERLHIADEALPAAERDSRWRELVTRERTGEIDVALVGKYALEDAYMSIHEALKHAGIHQEVEVNVLWVDADEMRDHHTERLREADAVVVPGGFGSRGAEGKIEAIRYARENDVPFLGLCLGFQMAVVEYARNVLGLEGAHSAEIDADTPYPVIDLLPEQYDLEDLGGTMRLGAHETEIRPETLAHEVYGADSCTERHRHRYEVNPEYIDDLEAGDLTFSGRAGNRMEIVELDGHPYFLGTQFHPEFRSRPDRASPPFVAFVEAALAQADEGQEVEI, encoded by the coding sequence ATGCCGACGGAACCCGAGACAGGGTACGACCCGGAACTGGGTCGGAAGTTCGTTTTCGTAACCGGGGGGGTGATGTCCGGGCTCGGTAAGGGGATTACGGCCGCCAGCACCGGCCGCCTCCTGTCGAACGCGGGCTTCGACGTGACCGCCGTGAAGATCGACCCCTACCTCAACGTCGACGCAGGGACGATGAACCCCTACCAGCACGGGGAGGTGTACGTGCTGAAAGACGGGGGCGAGGTCGACCTCGACCTCGGCAACTACGAGCGCTTCCTCGGGACGGACATGACGTTCGACCACAACGTCACCACGGGGAAGACGTACAAACACGTCATCGAAAAGGAGCGGGCGGGCGACTACCTGGGCAACACGGTCCAGATCATCCCGCACATCACCGACGACATCAAGCGCCGCATCCGTGAGGCCGCCGAGGGGACCGATGTCTGTCTCATCGAGGTCGGCGGCACCGTCGGCGACATCGAGGGGATGCCCTATCTCGAAGCCCTCCGGCAGTTCGCCCACGAGGAGGACGACGAGGACGTGCTCTTCGCGCACGTGACGCTCGTCCCCTACTCGAAAAACGGGGAGCAAAAGACCAAGCCCACCCAGCACAGCGTGAAGGAACTCCGCTCGATCGGTCTCCAACCGGACGTGCTGGTCGGCCGGTGCGAGGACCGTCTCGACCCGAAGACCAAAGAGAAGATCGCGCTGTTCTGTGACGTGCCGACCGACGCGGTGTTCTCCAACCCCGACGTGGAGGACATCTACCACGTCCCCCTGATGGTCGAGGAAGAGGGGCTAGACGAGTACGTGATGGAGCGGCTGCATATCGCCGACGAGGCGCTGCCGGCGGCGGAGCGGGACAGCCGGTGGCGCGAACTCGTCACGCGCGAACGGACGGGTGAGATCGACGTGGCGCTGGTCGGCAAGTACGCCCTCGAAGACGCGTACATGTCGATCCACGAGGCGCTGAAACACGCGGGCATCCACCAGGAGGTCGAGGTGAACGTCCTCTGGGTGGACGCCGACGAGATGCGCGACCACCACACCGAACGCCTCCGCGAGGCGGACGCGGTGGTCGTCCCCGGCGGCTTCGGCTCCCGCGGCGCCGAGGGGAAGATCGAGGCGATCCGGTACGCCCGCGAAAACGACGTGCCCTTCCTCGGCCTCTGTCTCGGCTTCCAGATGGCGGTCGTCGAGTACGCGCGGAACGTCCTCGGTCTCGAGGGCGCTCATTCGGCCGAAATCGACGCGGACACGCCCTACCCCGTGATCGATCTCCTGCCGGAGCAGTACGATCTGGAAGACCTCGGTGGGACGATGCGTCTCGGCGCACACGAAACCGAGATTCGGCCGGAGACGCTCGCCCACGAGGTGTACGGCGCCGACTCCTGTACCGAACGTCACCGCCACCGCTACGAGGTCAACCCGGAGTATATCGACGATCTCGAAGCCGGCGACCTTACGTTCTCCGGGCGCGCGGGCAACCGTATGGAAATCGTCGAACTCGACGGCCACCCGTACTTCCTGGGGACGCAGTTCCACCCCGAGTTCCGCTCCCGTCCCGACCGGGCGAGCCCGCCATTCGTCGCCTTCGTCGAAGCGGCGCTTGCACAGGCCGACGAAGGGCAGGAGGTGGAGATCTGA
- a CDS encoding aldo/keto reductase yields MDIPQLGFGTYQLTDPERCVSAVQTALETGYRHVDTAEYYENEAAVGEGIAASDAEDVFLASKVWRDRLAHDDFLESARERVDLLGVDSLDLLYVHWPMDTYDPAETLPALLDAREEGLTRGLGLSNFTPELVDEAIDHLGEAPAAHQVELHPLCQQEALRDHADRHGYQLVAYAPIARNAVADVPEIRQVAEKHEATPAQVSLAWVLAKGVVPIPKAGTPAHIRENYAALDLDLDDEDVARIDAIDREDRVVDFPNAPWH; encoded by the coding sequence ATGGACATCCCGCAACTCGGCTTCGGTACCTACCAGTTGACCGACCCGGAACGGTGTGTGAGCGCCGTGCAGACGGCACTCGAAACGGGCTATCGCCACGTCGACACCGCCGAATACTACGAGAACGAGGCCGCCGTCGGCGAGGGAATCGCCGCGAGCGACGCCGAGGACGTGTTCCTCGCCTCGAAGGTATGGCGTGACCGCCTCGCACACGACGACTTCCTCGAGAGCGCCCGCGAGCGTGTCGACCTGCTCGGCGTCGACAGCCTCGATCTGCTCTATGTCCACTGGCCGATGGACACCTACGACCCCGCGGAGACGCTCCCCGCCCTGCTCGACGCGCGCGAGGAAGGGTTGACCCGCGGCCTCGGCCTCAGCAACTTCACGCCCGAACTCGTGGACGAGGCCATCGACCACCTCGGCGAAGCGCCCGCGGCCCACCAGGTAGAGTTACATCCGCTCTGCCAGCAGGAGGCGTTGCGCGACCACGCCGACCGCCACGGCTACCAACTCGTCGCGTACGCGCCCATCGCGCGCAACGCCGTCGCGGACGTGCCGGAGATCCGGCAGGTGGCCGAGAAACACGAGGCGACGCCGGCGCAGGTGTCGCTGGCGTGGGTGCTGGCGAAAGGCGTCGTCCCCATCCCGAAGGCCGGGACGCCCGCACACATCCGGGAGAACTACGCGGCGCTCGATCTCGACCTCGACGACGAGGACGTGGCCCGGATCGACGCCATCGACCGTGAGGATCGGGTCGTCGACTTCCCGAACGCGCCGTGGCACTGA
- a CDS encoding DUF5789 family protein: protein MADDKSGREAQARSAERRQREREIAAALERGGEAEPPIDAAELVDFEVALESLSYPATGAEIVTAVGDHEIDAADRTYTVGELLPKADVETFDSPADVRVRVQRPTIAATMKRIVEAVDALPNEEFGGSQRDAYEKTLDELESIDEDDDEGVRVIGDWIVERIRDDETLPGSRAVRRRAAKFCQESGYRVRNDEWLGV, encoded by the coding sequence ATGGCAGACGACAAATCGGGCCGAGAGGCGCAGGCACGCAGTGCCGAACGGCGCCAGCGGGAACGCGAAATCGCCGCGGCACTGGAGCGCGGCGGTGAAGCGGAACCACCGATCGACGCGGCCGAACTCGTCGACTTCGAGGTGGCGCTGGAGTCGTTGTCCTATCCGGCGACGGGTGCCGAGATCGTCACCGCAGTCGGCGATCACGAGATCGACGCGGCCGATCGAACGTACACCGTCGGGGAGCTGTTGCCCAAAGCGGACGTGGAGACGTTCGACTCCCCTGCCGACGTTCGGGTTCGCGTACAGCGACCGACGATCGCCGCGACGATGAAACGGATCGTCGAAGCGGTCGACGCGCTTCCAAACGAGGAGTTCGGCGGCTCACAGCGCGACGCCTACGAGAAGACGCTCGATGAACTCGAATCGATCGACGAGGACGACGACGAGGGCGTTCGCGTCATCGGCGACTGGATCGTCGAACGGATTCGCGACGACGAGACGCTTCCGGGGTCCCGAGCGGTACGCCGACGGGCGGCGAAGTTCTGCCAGGAGAGCGGCTATCGGGTCCGTAACGACGAGTGGCTGGGTGTCTAA
- a CDS encoding cytochrome b — MSADDKYPEESGRRRFVKGVVGGSALAGVGALGTVTVNSATASPGAGGGSTQAWAIKNTGGPAPRGMPQIPIEIDSEGYLKGVWPTVKTVTQGGRQVQIAEMELGGSTYSSEWFQYCGVEGYAGIQPGYESDNYFRTGSNPAYEWQSQSKEEGDRLHVDDFSDYEEWGNGIGTAGTGKPATGRWRSEDAEDIVPIQVLRSTRIEEAAQGDEWLQASTSEGFIAWLNKCTHFCCVPGYKQSEDAARFGNANGVYCQCHQSIYDPFSVVQTLFIARPRPTN, encoded by the coding sequence ATGAGCGCGGACGACAAGTATCCCGAAGAGAGCGGGCGGCGGCGGTTCGTCAAAGGCGTCGTCGGTGGCTCGGCGCTCGCGGGCGTGGGCGCCCTCGGGACGGTCACCGTCAACAGCGCGACCGCCTCGCCCGGGGCCGGCGGTGGGAGCACGCAGGCGTGGGCGATCAAGAACACCGGCGGCCCGGCGCCGCGCGGAATGCCCCAGATTCCCATCGAGATCGATTCGGAGGGATACCTCAAGGGCGTCTGGCCCACCGTCAAGACCGTCACGCAGGGCGGCCGGCAGGTCCAGATCGCCGAGATGGAGCTCGGCGGATCGACGTACTCCTCGGAGTGGTTCCAGTACTGCGGCGTCGAGGGGTACGCAGGCATCCAACCGGGCTACGAGAGCGACAACTACTTCCGCACCGGATCGAACCCCGCCTACGAGTGGCAGTCCCAGAGCAAGGAGGAAGGCGACCGCCTCCACGTCGACGACTTCAGCGACTACGAGGAGTGGGGCAACGGCATCGGCACCGCGGGCACCGGCAAGCCCGCGACCGGTCGGTGGCGCTCCGAGGACGCCGAGGACATCGTTCCCATCCAGGTGCTCCGGAGCACGCGCATCGAGGAGGCGGCCCAAGGCGACGAGTGGCTTCAGGCCAGCACCTCCGAGGGCTTCATCGCGTGGCTCAACAAGTGCACCCACTTCTGCTGTGTGCCGGGATACAAGCAGTCCGAAGACGCCGCGCGCTTCGGGAACGCCAACGGCGTCTACTGTCAGTGCCACCAGTCCATCTACGACCCGTTCAGCGTCGTCCAGACGCTGTTCATCGCGCGGCCGCGCCCCACTAACTGA
- a CDS encoding ubiquitin-like small modifier protein 1: MQWKLFADLAEVAGDREIRVDTEPGATVGDALDELFVARPALRDRVLDDAGNVADHINVLRNGESVHGAEGLETTLESGDELALFPPVSGGRA, encoded by the coding sequence ATGCAGTGGAAGTTGTTCGCGGACCTCGCTGAGGTGGCCGGCGACCGGGAGATCCGGGTCGACACCGAACCCGGCGCGACGGTCGGCGACGCCCTCGACGAACTGTTCGTGGCGCGGCCCGCTCTCCGTGACCGCGTCCTCGACGACGCGGGGAACGTGGCCGACCACATCAACGTGCTTCGGAACGGCGAGAGCGTCCACGGGGCCGAGGGGCTGGAGACGACGCTGGAATCGGGTGACGAACTCGCGCTGTTCCCGCCGGTGAGCGGTGGGCGCGCGTAG
- a CDS encoding potassium channel family protein gives MASVPVEVVLGIYLGVLTGIIPALVSWALGFVFKYVTGVTVPAFGVVVLAVAIAGVNGGLMALNDPTFTRSSNQIRLSVALIVVLMLSLYAHNAGDKMGVEFPRKLSLRKLTDRTLSTDVVELVGGRGQVDVRVSGDVGDMEGYPSVPADLRREIREWAATFPADVPVVELEGRVADRLRTEFDLADVAVTLDERARATVSAAPPLGGLSKRVPPGKRGVSVRALLPTGTARGDEVAVVTPDRTYRGDVLSLRSDRVHDGADATDGGTEPTPDPAVAPSLPVADGGDGRVTVAVDAGQASSLLGSAVDRLAVQSRGTRREYELLSILRQAGTRIRKLAVREGAPIAGTTIGAAALRDAFGVTVLAVRHEGRWQLAPRGSQALATGDDLFVVGSYDAVTAFREAVA, from the coding sequence ATGGCCTCCGTTCCGGTTGAGGTGGTACTCGGCATTTATCTCGGCGTCTTGACCGGTATCATCCCGGCGCTCGTCTCCTGGGCGCTCGGATTCGTCTTCAAATACGTCACCGGCGTCACCGTCCCCGCGTTCGGTGTCGTCGTTCTCGCCGTCGCCATCGCAGGCGTCAACGGCGGGCTGATGGCGCTGAACGATCCGACGTTCACCCGGTCGTCGAACCAGATTCGCCTCAGCGTCGCGCTCATCGTCGTGTTGATGCTCTCGCTGTACGCCCACAACGCCGGCGACAAGATGGGCGTCGAGTTCCCCCGCAAGCTCTCCCTGCGCAAACTCACCGACCGCACGCTCTCGACGGACGTCGTCGAACTCGTCGGCGGCCGCGGTCAGGTCGACGTGCGCGTCTCCGGTGACGTGGGCGACATGGAGGGGTATCCGTCCGTGCCCGCGGACCTCCGCCGTGAGATTCGGGAGTGGGCCGCCACCTTCCCCGCCGACGTGCCCGTCGTCGAACTGGAGGGTCGGGTGGCCGACCGCCTCCGCACGGAGTTCGACCTCGCGGACGTGGCGGTGACGCTCGACGAGCGCGCGCGAGCGACGGTGAGCGCCGCGCCGCCACTCGGCGGCCTCTCGAAGCGGGTCCCCCCCGGCAAACGCGGCGTCTCGGTGCGTGCGCTCCTCCCCACCGGCACCGCCCGCGGCGACGAGGTGGCGGTCGTCACTCCGGATCGAACCTACCGCGGGGACGTGCTCAGCCTCCGGAGCGACCGCGTCCACGATGGCGCCGACGCCACCGACGGCGGGACGGAGCCGACGCCCGATCCGGCCGTCGCCCCGTCCCTCCCCGTCGCCGACGGCGGCGACGGCCGCGTGACCGTCGCCGTCGACGCCGGTCAGGCGTCGTCGCTGCTCGGCTCGGCGGTCGACCGTCTCGCCGTCCAGTCGCGGGGGACGCGCCGGGAGTACGAACTCCTCTCGATCCTCCGGCAGGCCGGTACCCGGATTCGAAAGCTGGCAGTCCGGGAGGGCGCCCCCATCGCGGGGACGACCATCGGCGCTGCCGCCCTGCGCGATGCCTTCGGCGTGACGGTTCTCGCCGTCCGCCACGAGGGTCGCTGGCAGCTCGCTCCCCGTGGGTCGCAGGCGCTCGCCACCGGCGACGACCTGTTCGTCGTCGGCTCTTACGACGCGGTCACCGCGTTCCGGGAGGCGGTCGCGTGA
- a CDS encoding NAD-binding protein, translating into MAASRSDRFLGVRAAVGLTLLAGALSMVTGIVHMGSPTGRPLVPFVPPVARATAGFTGTLTGFLLLGSALGLRRGLRAAWLSTLCLLVVSAVQGLVQASETSIPLVVLSVLALPAVALNRRRFDRSVDFSATQLAALLALGGSQVYITTGAYALREEFGGISTLVDAVYFAVVTSSTVGYGDITPQTAVARLFGISALVVGTASFAIALGVLLTPAIEARLVKALGRMTQSELDLLDDHVLVLGYGDLTEAIIQELNGKAQFLVVVPDSDVARRLGERDVDTLVGDASDEGTLRRVHVEEARAVVAATNDDAADALAILTVRHLAPDAHIVAAATQRENVDKLRRAGADTVISPASIGGHLLVESALGGADVDTEAVADRLLDEI; encoded by the coding sequence ATGGCCGCGAGTCGGAGCGATCGGTTCCTCGGCGTGCGAGCGGCGGTGGGGCTGACGCTACTCGCTGGCGCGCTCTCGATGGTGACGGGTATCGTCCACATGGGGTCGCCCACGGGACGGCCGCTCGTCCCCTTCGTGCCGCCGGTGGCCCGCGCCACCGCCGGCTTCACCGGCACGCTCACCGGCTTCCTGTTGCTCGGGAGCGCGCTCGGCCTCCGCCGGGGACTGCGTGCCGCCTGGCTCTCGACGCTCTGCCTGCTCGTCGTCTCGGCGGTACAGGGGCTCGTCCAGGCGAGCGAAACCTCGATTCCGCTCGTGGTACTGTCGGTGTTGGCGCTGCCCGCCGTCGCGCTCAACCGCCGCCGGTTCGACCGCTCGGTCGACTTCTCGGCGACGCAACTCGCCGCCCTGCTCGCCCTGGGCGGCTCGCAGGTGTACATAACCACGGGCGCGTACGCCCTCCGCGAGGAGTTCGGCGGCATCAGCACGCTCGTCGACGCCGTCTACTTCGCCGTCGTCACGTCCAGTACCGTCGGCTACGGCGATATCACGCCCCAGACGGCGGTGGCGCGGCTGTTCGGCATCTCGGCGCTCGTCGTCGGTACGGCGAGTTTCGCCATCGCGCTCGGCGTCCTGCTGACCCCGGCCATCGAAGCCCGACTCGTCAAGGCACTCGGAAGAATGACACAATCAGAACTCGACTTACTCGACGATCACGTCCTCGTCCTCGGTTACGGCGACCTGACCGAGGCGATCATCCAGGAACTGAACGGGAAAGCGCAGTTTCTCGTCGTCGTCCCCGACAGCGACGTGGCCCGGCGGTTGGGCGAACGCGACGTCGACACGCTCGTCGGCGACGCCAGCGACGAGGGGACGCTCCGGCGGGTCCACGTCGAGGAGGCACGCGCCGTCGTCGCGGCGACGAACGACGACGCGGCGGACGCCCTCGCCATCCTGACCGTCCGGCATCTCGCGCCCGACGCCCACATCGTCGCGGCGGCAACTCAGCGCGAGAACGTTGACAAACTCCGGCGTGCGGGCGCCGATACGGTGATCAGCCCCGCGAGCATCGGCGGCCACCTGCTCGTCGAGTCGGCTCTCGGCGGGGCGGACGTGGACACGGAGGCGGTCGCCGACCGCTTGCTCGACGAGATATAG